AAGATTTTCAGCTTCTCAATCCTCTTTAAATGGGGGAAATACTGAAACTCATCATTTTCATGCTCAGAATGAAAGCAAGGCAGAATATAAAAGTCAAAGCCCATATAATACAAACATTTCTAACAGTGGAATTACCTCTCATTGTTCTGGGAGTGAGGTTAAAGCAGAAACCGAAGGAGAAAACAAGGGACTCAAAAAGCACAGATATGCATTTCAAACCAGAAGCCAGATTGACATACTGGATGATGGGTATCGGTGGAGGAAGTATGGCCAAAAAACAGTTAAGACCGGTAAATTCCCCAGGTAATTAACTTTAAGCTTCTCCCAAcatttaatctaattattataattaatgcaTACCAACATCAGGAAATTTCTTACCACATCTTGCATCTATTAAATATAAGTTATCTATagttttatattgtattattattgacaaattgGAGCAATCAAGATCTTAATTTACACTAGTTAATATTTTCCCAAGAGAGAGATACTGATATAATGAAATAGTTCTCTATGGGATTTGGTCCTTCGTACCATGGAgatgattttcaaattcaagtCAATTATTTAGACTTGGACTGTACTTCTGTCTCAAACTATAACTGTGAAGAACTTGAATAGTTTTTTGAATTCATGGCCGCATGTATGCTGAAAAGGAACAAAAAGTTATAGCTCATTTTCGAAGTTGATTTGGGAACAAGGTCCATTCTTGAATAATGGTTGCAGCATACATATTCTGTAAATCCAGTTTGCCAAATGCTTTCTTCagcaaaaaaatgaaaatttcccaTTTTCTTGTATCTCCATATCAAATACAGTCAACTTCGTCCATAGTTTCTGTGATTTGCCTTGCCTGGCCTCTAGTTCTCTTGGTGgctaaaatgatataattgtatagcaaataaatttgtttcttGATTATTACTGCTTTTATATCAGAAAGGAAAAggtttatttgaaattataggAATATATATAAGCTACTGGAAAATCTGTTTGAGCTAATTTTATGAATTGGTATATTTTGTGAAGCAGAAGTTATTACAAATGTACTCATAAAGGGTGCAATGTGAAGAAACAAATCCAACGCAGTTCCAAAGATGAAGAGATTGTGGTGACTACCTATGAAGGAATGCACACACATCCAATTGGGAAATTGGCTGACAACTTTGATCAGATCCTGCGTCAGATGCGAACCTATTCTACTTTCTATACTTAAGGTTACTATCCTTTTATCGTAAAGACTAGAGTTTGTAATACCTATACctttttcttataatataatcAGGGACGAAGTCGTTGAAATGTAAGGGGGTCAAGGATAATAACATTAGCTTATAGGAGAAAGAAggttgaaattttaattttggtcaAGCTCCTTGTCCCTCCCTCCACCCGTTCCTGAATATacttataaataagatatatattttctgTAGTAcagataaatatatgaaataaatcacATAGcggtaaaattatatatataatttggtatataaataaaaatatattattatataattatatattattttatttttaatttttaattatttaatcctataataatatatcactatttatatataaaattatataaaaaatttatagcaatggaatgacaaataaaattgatatgtaGATTGGCAAATAACGATTCAATTCTGACGCATGGTGTTTTCTGCATCAATTGTTAGCATAGGATGGGTTACAGCTTTATTAATGCTGAATGATTTGGCAGATCTATCCAGCCACTCAGAGAAGAAGAGCTTGGAGCCTTGAATTAGCAAAGTGTGAGATTGAACTTGTTCAACTTTTGCTCAGCTTAAAAGAGTCGGTTTCCAACATGATAAGAGCCAGTCTCCAACTTAATATAATAAGTTAAGGTTGAGCTTGACTTAGTACCGTAGCATTTTAAGttatattatagttttttaagttattgTTCTCTTTCAactttgtttctattttttgtaAGAACTCTTCAAActtattatctattaattttaaaattattgtttccttaaaaaaaacataaaaaaatttgtattgagttgagaaagaaaaacagATAATTTACCTAaaggtaagtttttaaattttctcttatcTATTTAGGTTCTTTGATATTAAATTGAGAGTATTTATATAGtcgataaaattaattattaagatgTATCTTTTCAATGTAAGATATACGTCTATCCAACAGATTTTCATCAAGTgattatatgtacaaatttaACATATTCAAAGTATTGTTGATTACTCTTTTTGGTAAAACCAATAACTTTCAATATTACTAAGAtgtttttaatgatttaatgAAGTTCTAACAAGTTTATGAGTTCGTTAGATGCCGTTATTGTAATACCCTTGTGAAGATATTGCCTTTTGAAAAGAGATGCAACTAACTTGATTACTTGGACATGATTAAAGACTTAAAACTATAAGCTTtgcaaaattaaaacaattcttATGTGTTATATATAACAACCTCgtattataacattttatttgattacTGTTGTTATTGATGAACGATAATATGTTACCTGTTAATTAATAAACCTTAAAATACTAAATTCAAATATCACATGATTCATCTTCATAGGAAAATAAGCAATATCTAGTGCCCCCGACTCAAACGCATGTCCACAACCTTGTCCTAGGACCTAGGATTTTCACTTCCTTTTGGCATATATCCTTTCACTGTTCCAGTTTCGTGTATCACCAGCACTCTGACCAGGAGGGTGACACGCTGTCACCCATCCGTTGAATATCTTCCTGGCGAACAGTGCTGGTGACATTTCCTTCTCTTCATGCAGATTGTAGAAACAAAATGTCAATGTGGCAATAGCACATTATTCACTCTCTCAGCACCTCCAATACATTCACATTTATCACCTTCCATTCTAAGACAAGAATCACTGATAATTCACCtaattctcaaataaataaattatagataacTCACTGAAAAGtttacattaaataaaatatcattgcACTTTTTCATTGTGCATTGTCGTTAACACAAGAAAttcctattttaattatgtGTCAATAAAGCACTGTCATGATAATCTGCAGAAAGAAATCAGTCTTAAGAAGCTACAGTATTTTGAAAGATGGTCAACAGATCCTAGAAAATTATCAATGgaatgtcaatttttttcaatatggGAGAACTGGACGgtcaatataatttaaatttctactCAAGTGCTAGCCCCCCTGCACCAGCTACTCTAGCTTCCTGTCTCTGGATTTGATATGTCTTCCACTATGCCTTTCCCATCCATaacatcaaagaagaaaaagttctTGAGGGGATCCCCTTTGCCTGATATTGCTTTAATAACCTCCTAAAAGTTCAAGAGTCAAAAACATTAACTAAAAGTAATATTCcgtaaataaataagaattaatAGGGTATAATTTCACCTGCCCCAGGATTCCTCCGATGATAGCACAGACTGGAGGAAATTCTCTTGCACCCATGATCAATCTTTCTAGGAGGGTATCAGGGATATGAGATGCATTGAGTGACTGAAATATTAAAGGGATAACACCAATGAGAATATCTACAagatcaatacaatcaaaaacACATAGGTCAACGCATTTTAAAAGTGCCTTACATTTGCCTCACAAAGCTCCTTTTTCAGCTTCAGAACAGCAGGTAGATCGGCAATTGAAATCTCTCCTGCACCACGTCCTTCCGCTTCTTCAAATTGTTCAATCACTACACGTTTGTATGATACAAGTTATTGCCATTATACACACTATATAATCcaaatttgatgaagaaaatggTACAACTAATCCTCCTCCTTAAAGATGCTACTGAATGGGCAAGACACTTAACTCATAAAAAGGAATAAGTCTAAAAGTGTACAATAATCTGTGAATTATATCTACattcagaaagaaaaaagacacCATCATCTGCAAATAAAGGGCCCCATCAACAAAGGGAC
This sequence is a window from Mangifera indica cultivar Alphonso chromosome 5, CATAS_Mindica_2.1, whole genome shotgun sequence. Protein-coding genes within it:
- the LOC123216192 gene encoding probable WRKY transcription factor 75; amino-acid sequence: MSMDNYHILLSGSQRFSASQSSLNGGNTETHHFHAQNESKAEYKSQSPYNTNISNSGITSHCSGSEVKAETEGENKGLKKHRYAFQTRSQIDILDDGYRWRKYGQKTVKTGKFPRSYYKCTHKGCNVKKQIQRSSKDEEIVVTTYEGMHTHPIGKLADNFDQILRQMRTYSTFYT